Below is a genomic region from Flammeovirgaceae bacterium SG7u.111.
GAGCGATTCGCTGTTTTATTCTCCTATGCCGAAGGGGAGTCCATCAGAAACCCACCAGAAGAGCTATGTTATACCCTTGGAAAAACCATAGCAAAAATGCACCAACTGACCGTTAATAAACGGATCAACAGAATAAAGTATGACGCAGATAGCCTTACCAATTGGGCATACGAACTATCAAAAACGTTCTTTTCAGAATCTTCCGATGAAATGCAGTACTTTGAAAGAGCCAATTCCATCATTGCTTCTCAGCTGAGTGGTGCAGATGCGAGTAAATTAAGATATGGTGCAATCCACCTTGACCTGTGGCACGATAATATGAAGGTCAAAAACGAATTGGAAATCACCCTATTCGATTTTGATAATTGTGGAAATGGCTGGCTATTTTTGGACATCGCCTACAGCCTGATGCTCATTTTCAGAAATGAGCCGAACAAAGAACTCTTCAACAAGAAAAGAGATCAGTTTTACAAAGGCTATGAATCCATAACGTCCATTTCCAGCGAAGAGAAACGGTTGATTCCCTATGGAGGGCTAGCCATTTGGCTGCATTACACAGGCATCCACGTCCAGCGCTTCACCGATTTTTCTAACCAGTTCCTAAGCCACGAATTCTTAAAGTTTTGGATTCATACTGTAAACCAATGGATGGAATTTAACAGGGTGAAGGTATAATTCATATTAAAGTCAAAAGCTGTTTGTTAAAACCTTTACCTCTTCATTCAAAAAAAGTATTTTTAATCAAATTCTCCTTTTGTAACCTAATCATCAACATGGTAACATGAAAAAGACACTACTAATCATACTTTTAGCTACTCTTGTTTTAAGCTGCGAATCGAACATTAAAAATAAAGACGCAGAAGTAGTAGTTGAAGAAGGCACGGAAATCCCTAAAAAGGCAGATAGCATTCCAAAAACTGATCAAGTAATTATCTCTTCGGAAGTTGATGATCAAACCTCGTTACTAGGATCTTGGGTAGGTTATTTCGAAAAAGATACAAAAAGCAACGGTGACAAGACTATATATGTTGATGAAGGCTACGTATGGAATCGGGAAAATAAAATCAATATCTCTATCGATGAAATCAAGGATAGCACTGTGGTAGGCCACAGTGTTGTAGCTGGAAATGACAGACCATTTGAGGGGTCAGTAAAAAAGCTTGACAATGATGTTTTCTCCTTTAATGTGAAAGAACCTGGCGATGATAAGTACGATGGAGAATTTACATTTACTATTTCAAATGGTCAGCTAACTGGCAAATGGACAGCCTATAAAAATATAGACATCAAGCATAGGAAATACACCTTGGAAAAGAAAGAGTTTAGCTATAACCCCGACATCATGCTTGAATATTCAAAAGCATATGTAGATTGGAATAAGTATATTGAAAAAAAAGAGTCTTTTGAAATCGATGAAAATGAAATAGAAGAATGGATGACTCGAGAATTCGCATCTGCTACCAACCTTATTTATGAAATTAATGCCTCCAATAAGTTGCTGGCAAAAGAAGAGGTAGAAAACCTTAAAAAAGGTGATCTTACCATTATTAGAAATACCATTTATGCCAGACATGGATATTCTTTTAAGAATAGACCAATGAGGGTTTTCTTCGATGCACAACCTTGGTATATACCCATTCATACCGATATTAAGAGTGATTTTACTGATATTGAAAAGCAAAATATCCAATTACTTTTACGCTACGAGAAGAATGCTTCTGAATACTATGACCGCTTTGGCAGAGGTTAATTTTTCAACATGAATCAGGTATTTACATATACATTCAAGACTATTTATTATGCATCGTTAGTGTACTTCACCTACCTAATGATGCTTATTACACTTCAATATATTCCCCTCAAAATTGATGTTGCTTTCTTGAATGTAAAAGAAAAAGTGTCATCATATACTCACTACCAATGGGCATTTTTCAGCCATGTCTACACTAGTATTTTTGTCTTGATTTTTGGAATTCCGCAGTTCTCAAAAACAGTTAGAAACTCGTTTCCAATTGCCCACAAACTCTTTGGTAAAGCTTATATACTTCTTGTGCTTTTCATTGCCAGTCCATCGGGGCTTATAATGGCTTACTATGCAAATGGTGGTATTTTTTCTAGGGCATCATTCATTATCCAAGCTGTTTTATGGTTTGCCTTTACTTACAAAGCGTTTACATGTATTCGGAAAAATGATTGGGAAAACCATCAGAAATTCATGCTGAGAAGCTACGCACTTACTCTTTCAGCTATAAGTTTGAGGTTGATAAAATGGATAATGGTTTCCACGCTCGAACTTCCCCCAATGGATACTTATAAAATAGTAGCTTGGTTAGGTTGGATGATAAATCTAATTTTAGTGGAAGTGTATTTGATGAGCAGAAAAACTACTTTCAACAAAAAAAGCTCTAGGGTAAACACATCCTAAGCCAAGGCATGCCTTGGCTCTACCTTTTTCTAACCTCTAATCTCCAACCTCTAGCTTCTACCCCTACCCCATCAATTCATCTAGCCAAGCAATGATCTCCTCTCGTTTATCGTCCAGGCCTTTATAGACCAATGTCTCGGCTGACATGGAAAGCAGGGCAGATTTGAGGGCTTGCAGCGTTGGCTCATCCATTTTGGAGACATCGGCAAAATAGCTTCGGATGGTAAAAATAAAGGCGTTGTGTTCGGGGATTCCTACCAAGCATTGTCTTTCTGTTCGGGTAAAAAGCATGGGAAAATCAGGATCGAACTTTCTTCCATACCACAGTTCTT
It encodes:
- a CDS encoding YARHG domain-containing protein, which codes for MKKTLLIILLATLVLSCESNIKNKDAEVVVEEGTEIPKKADSIPKTDQVIISSEVDDQTSLLGSWVGYFEKDTKSNGDKTIYVDEGYVWNRENKINISIDEIKDSTVVGHSVVAGNDRPFEGSVKKLDNDVFSFNVKEPGDDKYDGEFTFTISNGQLTGKWTAYKNIDIKHRKYTLEKKEFSYNPDIMLEYSKAYVDWNKYIEKKESFEIDENEIEEWMTREFASATNLIYEINASNKLLAKEEVENLKKGDLTIIRNTIYARHGYSFKNRPMRVFFDAQPWYIPIHTDIKSDFTDIEKQNIQLLLRYEKNASEYYDRFGRG
- a CDS encoding DUF2306 domain-containing protein: MNQVFTYTFKTIYYASLVYFTYLMMLITLQYIPLKIDVAFLNVKEKVSSYTHYQWAFFSHVYTSIFVLIFGIPQFSKTVRNSFPIAHKLFGKAYILLVLFIASPSGLIMAYYANGGIFSRASFIIQAVLWFAFTYKAFTCIRKNDWENHQKFMLRSYALTLSAISLRLIKWIMVSTLELPPMDTYKIVAWLGWMINLILVEVYLMSRKTTFNKKSSRVNTS
- a CDS encoding phosphotransferase; this translates as MNYAPAYSSIISPEYLAEFVIEHYGFDNQTTCRMLKTGVNHTYLITTSNRKFVLRVYFLHWRTEKEIISELDLLGYLKENNISVSYPIRDKNTALIQRIKAVEGERFAVLFSYAEGESIRNPPEELCYTLGKTIAKMHQLTVNKRINRIKYDADSLTNWAYELSKTFFSESSDEMQYFERANSIIASQLSGADASKLRYGAIHLDLWHDNMKVKNELEITLFDFDNCGNGWLFLDIAYSLMLIFRNEPNKELFNKKRDQFYKGYESITSISSEEKRLIPYGGLAIWLHYTGIHVQRFTDFSNQFLSHEFLKFWIHTVNQWMEFNRVKV